From one Octopus sinensis unplaced genomic scaffold, ASM634580v1 Contig11718, whole genome shotgun sequence genomic stretch:
- the LOC115229081 gene encoding uncharacterized protein LOC115229081 yields the protein MKKHRNEKAENVKENCDEWLSTRNRKKASMRNMPKKISSARKLPGPWKLTQNSPPPRQLSIPTHQTMMTSYLLKGGQTYLDKNLGGIVKPSHVRGGSEIEMELKPDPVAVMEINNSQHFKPDLSVDCKGISFYDHILVPKKESNFTRNDQYKSTKQSLLASPRRSSYERLDLHQNVTPLRERINVLSEGQERSLNQVQDCNATDHSVDHTINKVADHSQNRRVLQQINSENNKYGLKDCHTKNASTLLPRRPREITKLPDNADLYLSLLPEDHKVTVNAVGTTVTTCGSDDDREDDGADIAIGEDYNDNIDESCDVMNGVCVGRGDYTEDSNSLVFSPFIDSKSSMTLFLTSTQDESCSSDVNLTFDFDDAERLTSEPVSSLVLLEDSLSLKNDPMSLDSDSLYLSQSQSEIDSPSLDDFTFH from the exons ATGAAGAAGCACAGAAATGAGAAAGCTGAGAACGTGAAAGAAAACTGTGATGAATGGTTGTCCACTAGAAACCGAAAGAAG GCTTCTATGCGAAATATGCCGAAGAAGATCTCAAGCGCTAGGAAGTTGCCTGGTCCATGGAAGCTGACACAGAACTCACCTCCTCCCAGGCAGTTATCCATTCCAACTCACCAAACGATGATGACCAGTTACTTGTTGAAAGGAGGGCAAACATATCTTGATAAAAACCTAG GAGGTATAGTGAAGCCATCGCATGTGAGAGGAGGGTCTGAGATAGAGATGGAATTGAAACCTGATCCTGTTGCAGTTATGGAAATAAATAACAGCCAACACTTCAAACCCGATCTTTCTGTGGATTGTAAAGGTATTTCATTCTATGATCACATTCTAGTACCAAAGAAAGAGTCTAATTTTACCAGAAACGATCAGTACAAGTCAACGAAACAATCACTTTTGGCATCACCACGTCGCAGTTCTTATGAAAGGCTTGATTTGCATCAAAATGTTACACCGCTTCGTGAAAGAATCAATGTTTTATCAGAAGGACAAGAAAGAAGTTTGAATCAAGTGCAAGATTGTaacgccactgaccattctgttGACCATACCATCAATAAAGTTGCTGATCACAGTCAGAACCGCAGAGTTCTTCAACAAATAAACtcggaaaataataaatatggacTTAAGGATTGCCATACCAAAAATGCAAGTACTCTTTTACCAAGAAGGCCCCGAGAAATTACCAAACTACCAGACAATGCAGATTTATACTTGTCACTGCTTCCTGAAGATCACAAGGTCACTGTAAATGCTGTGGGTACCACTGTCACTAcatgtggtagtgatgatgatagagaaGATGATGGGGCTGATATTGCCATTGGTGAAGATTACAATGACAATATCGATGAAAGCTGTGATGTTATGAATGGTGTCTGTGTTGGTCGTGGTGATTACACTGAAGATTCCAATTCATTAGTTTTTTCACcctttattgattccaaaagttCAATGACTTTATTTTTAACATCTACCCAAGACGAAAGTTGTTCTTCTGATGTCAATCTAACATTTGACTTTGATGATGCTGAAAGACTTACTTCAGAGCCTGTCTCTTCTCTTGTTCTTCTGGAAGATAGTTTGTCATTGAAAAACGATCCAATGAGTTTGGATTCCGACAGTCTGTATCTCTCTCAGAGCCAATCTGAAATTGACTCTCCATCACTAGATGATTTTACATTTCATTAA
- the LOC115229082 gene encoding uncharacterized protein LOC115229082 yields MPLDGLLVLLRNLHFNSGKNQDDRLHKICPIVVAENFRTMYVPTQHICTNESLWKFKGRIRFEPYNLTKCAQFGIEVYNVCQTTGRACGYIWTYKIYTGQDRLVLSVSIRASTDVMLLLNENLFDKGYNFYMDNWFSSPDLFLQMRRTNSCGTVKMHRKNMPPDLQKIKLLSGKQYTNALILAFLF; encoded by the coding sequence ATGCCACTTGATGGACTTTTGGTGCTTCTTCGAAATCTACATTTCAACTCAGGCAAGAACCAGGATGACAGGCTGCACAAAATATGCCCTATTGTAGTGGCTGAAAATTTCAGAACGATGTATGTCCCCACACAACACATTTGTACAAATGAGAGTTTGTGGAAATTCAAGGGAAGGATCCGATTCGAACCATACAACCTGACCAAGTGTGCCCAGTTTGGAATCGAGGTTTATAATGTATGCCAGACAACTGGCAGAGCTTGTGGGTACATTTGGACTTACAAAATCTACACTGGTCAGGACAGATTGGTTCTTTCAGTGTCTATTCGAGCATCAACTGATGTCATGTTGTTGCTGAATGAAAACTTGTTTGACAAAGGCTACAATTTTTATATGGACAACTGGTTTTCCAGTCCAGACCTCTTCCTGCAGATGAGGAGGACTAATTCCTGTGGGACTGTGAAGATGCACAGGAAAAACATGCCACCAGATCTTCAGAAGATAAAACTTCTAAGTGGGAAGCAGTATACCAATGCACTGATATTGGCATTCTTGTTCTAG